From the genome of Thauera chlorobenzoica:
TCGGCGATCCTCGGCATCCACGCCACCAAGGACCGGCCGGTGGTCGAGAACGGCCAGATCGTCATCCGCCCGATCAACTACCTGGCGATGTCCTACGACCACCGCATCATCGACGGGCGCGAGGCGGTGCTCGGCCTGGTGACGATGAAGGAAGCGCTGGAAGATCCGGCCCGCCTGATCCTCGACGTCTGACCGTGATGCCGCGCGGATGTGCCGCGGACTTCGGCCCGCGGCACATCCGCGTTGTCCCTTTTTCCGGAGTGAACAATGGCTGACAAGCAATTCGACGTACTCGTCATCGGCGGCGGCCCCGGCGGTTACGTCGCTGCAATCCGTGCCGCGCAGCTCGGCTTCAAGACCGCGTGCGCGGAATCCAACCCCTATGCCGACCCCAAAGGCGAGCCGCGCCTGGGCGGCACCTGCCTCAACGTGGGTTGCATCCCTTCCAAAGCGCTGCTGCACACTTCGCACCTGTTCGAGGAAGCCGAGCATTCCTTCGAAGGCCAGGGCATCAAGCTCGGTGGCAAGGTCGGCATCGACGTGCCGACGATGATCGCGCGCAAGGACAAGGTCGTCGATCAGCTGACCCAGGGCATCAAGGGCCTGTTCAAGAAGAACAAGGTCGCCTTCCTCGCCGGCCACGGCAGCTTCGAGAGCGCCGGCCCCGGCGGCTACACCGTCCGCGTCGGCAACGAAACGGTCGAGGCCCGCCACGTCATCGTCGCCACCGGTTCCCGCCCGCGCCATCTGCCCGGCATCGCGGTCGACAACAAGACCGTCTGCGACAACGTCGGTGCGCTCGATTTCGATGCGGTGCCGAAGCGGTTGGGGGTGATCGGTGCCGGCGTGATCGGGCTCGAGATGGGCTCGGTGTGGCGCCGCCTCGGCGCGGAGGTGACGGTCCTCGAAGCGCTGCCCGAATTCATGCCTTTCGCCGATGTGGACGTCGCCAAGGAAGCGCTCAAGGTGTTCACCAAGCAGGGCCTGAACATCCAGACCGGCGTCAAGATCGGTGAGGCCAAGGTCGGCAAGAAGGGCGTCTCCCTCGCCTACACCGACAAGGACGGCAACCCGGCCACCTTCGAATGCGACCGCCTGATCGTCTCGGTCGGGCGCGTGCCCAATACCGACGGCCTGAACGCCGCCGCGGTCGGGCTCGGGGTCAACGAGCGCGGCCAGATCGCCGTCGATGGCCACTGCCGGACCAACTTGCCCAACGTCTATGCGGTCGGCGACGTCGTGCGCGGGCCGATGCTGGCGCACAAGGCGATGGAAGAGGGGGTGATGGTCGCCGAGCTGATCGCCGGCCAGGCCGGGCACTGCAACCTCGAGCTGGTGCCGGGGGTGATCTACACTGCGCCGGAAATCGCCTGGGTCGGCAAGAGCGAGCAGCAGCTCAAGGCTGAAGGCGTCGCCTACCGCGTCGGCAAGATCCCGTTCATGGCCAACGGCCGTGCGCTGGGCACGGGCGATCCGACCGGCTTCGTCAAGATGCTGGCCGATGCCAGCACCGACCGCATCCTCGGCGTGCACATCATCGGCGCCAACGCCTCGGAGCTGATCTCCGAAGCGGTGGTAGCGATGGAATTCGCCGGCTGCGCGGAAGACCTGGCGCGCATCTGCCATGCCCACCCGACCTTGTCGGAAGTGGTGCACGAGGCCGCGCTCGCCTGCGACAAGCGCCCGCTGCATTTCTGAGCGTGGCGTGAAGTGAAAGGGGGTGAGTGCGAGGGCCTCCTCGCCGCTCGCCCCCTTTTTTGCTTCCGCCGCCGTGACGGCTTGCCGAATTCTGTTTCTCTGACGTAGCCGGCATCGGGCGCACTTCGCGGCCGGCCGCATTGCGCCGCGCGTGCGCACCGAAGTGCCAACCCAGGTATTCAAGAACTGTCCACCATGCCCCACCGTATTCTCAACGTGGCCGAGCACGGCATGCTCGATGCCTACGAGGCCGAGCTCCAGACCCGCGGCTACACCGCTGACCCGGCGCAACGGGCAGCCGCGACCCGGCTGCAGAAGCTGTATACCGAGCTCGTCGGCTTCAAGGCGGCGCGCCGCGGCACGCTGCGCAAGATGTTCGCCCGCCCGGCGCTGCCGCGCAGCGTGTATTTCTGGGGCGGCGTCGGCCGCGGCAAGAGCTTCCTGATGGACTGCTTCTACGATGCGGTGCCGTACCAGCGCAAGCGCCGGGTGCATTTCCATGCCTTCATGCAGGAAGTGCAGAACGACCTGCGCCAGCACAACCACGAGCCCGACCCGTTGCAGAAGGTGGCCGATCGCATTGCCGCCGCCACCCGGCTGCTGTGCTTCGACGAGTTCCACGTTTCCGACATCGCCGATGCGATGATCCTCGGTCGGCTGCTCGAAGCCTTGTTCGCCCGCGGGGTGATCTTCGTCATGACGTCCAATTACCCGCCGGACGGTCTCTACCCCAACGGCCTGATGCGGGTGAACTTTCTGCCGACGATCGAGTTCATCAAGCAGCGCTTCGACGTGTTCGAGGTCGATCACGGCACCGATTACCGCCTGCGCACCCTGGAAGCGCTGGAAATCTACCTCGTGCCTCACGATGCCGCGGCCGAACGCAAGCTGGAGGACGACTTCCTGCGCCTGGCCGGCAGCGCTGGCGAGGGCGGTGCGATCGTCGTGCTCGAGCGCCAACTGCCGGTGCTGCGCCAGGCGCCGGGCGTGATCTGGTTCGACTTCGACACCCTGTGCAAGGGCGCGCGATCGCAGAACGACTACCTCGAAATCGCCCGCGAACACCACACCTTGATCCTCTCCAGGGTGCCGAAGATGCTCGCCGGCAACGCCTCGGAAGCGCGCCGCTTCACCTGGCTGATCGACGTCCTCTACGACCACCGCGTCAAGCTGATCATGAGCGCCGACGCTCCGGCCTACGAGTTGTACACCGAAGGCCACAACGCCCACGAGTTCGTCCGCACCGTCAGCCGCCTGATCGAGATGCGCACGCGCGACTACCTTGCCGAGCCGCACCGGACCGAATGAGGCCGGCCACAATCTCCCCTTTGGATGCCTATGGAATAATTTGCGGCGTCCCCGGAGGGCGTTCGCCGGCGTAGAATCCCCGTTTTCCCCGTTGTCTTCGCGGCCCGCTCCGATGTCCGACCCTTCCTCGATCTTCGCCCCCGACGGCCCCCTCGCCGCGGCCATCCCCGGCTTTCGCGCCCGGCCGCAGCAGATCGAGATGGCGCGGAAGATCGCCGAGGCCCTGCGCGACAACCGCGTCCTCGTCGCCGAGGCCGGCACCGGCACCGGCAAGACCTTCGCCTATCTGGTGCCGGCGCTGCTCGCCGGCGGCAAGGTGATCCTCTCCACCGGCACCAAGACCTTGCAGGACCAGCTCTACAACCGCGACCTGCCGACCGTGCGTGCGGCGCTGAAAGTGCCGGTGTCGATCGCGCTGCTCAAGGGCAGGGCGAACTACGTCTGCTCCTACCACCTTGAGCGCAACGCCCGCGACGGCCGCTTCCTCAGTGCCCAGGACGCCGCCGATCTGCGCGCCATCGGCCGCTTCGCCCAGATCACCCAGTCCGGCGACAAGGCCGAATGCAGCGACGTGCGCGAGGACTCCGCGGCCTGGATCGCCGCCACCTCCACGCGCGACAACTGCCTCGGCCAGGACTGCCCGCAGGTCAAGGACTGCTTCGTGCTGCAGGCACGGCGCAACGCGATGGAGGCCGACGTGGTGGTGGTCAATCATCACCTGTTCTTCGCCGACGTGATGCTGCGCGACGAAGGCATGGGTGAGCTGCTGCCGGCATGCAACGCGGTGATCTTCGACGAGGCCCACCAGCTGCCCGAAACCGCCAGCCTGTTCTTCGGCGACAGCACCTCCACCGCCCAGGTGCTGGAGCTGGCGCGCGACACCCGCTCGGAGACGGTGGCCGCGGCGCGCGACTGCGTGGCGATGATCGACGAGTCGCGCACGCTGGAGAAGGCCGCGCGCGACCTGCGCCTGGTGTTCGGCAGCGAGCCGGTGCGGCTGGCGGCGGCGCAGGCGGCGGAAAAGGACGGCTTCGCCGCCCAGCTCGAGGCGCTGGAGCGGGCGCTGGCGGCGTTCCATGCCGTGCTCGAGACCCAGGCCGAACGTTCCGAGGGCCTGGCCAACTGCCTGCGGCGCAGCGCCGAGCTGGGCGAGCGTCTGGCGCGCTGGCGCGATCCGGCGGAAAAGGCGCTGATCCGCTGGGTCGAAGTGTTCTCCCAGTCGCTCGCCCTCAACGCCACCCCGCTGCACGTCTCGGAAGTGTTCAAGCGCCAGCTCGAAGGCCATCCCCGGGCCTGGATCTTCACTTCGGCGACGCTCGCCGTGGGCAAGGAGTTCGGCCACTACTGCCGCGAGCTCGGTCTTGCCTGGCTGGAGCCGCCGCCGCTGACGATGGTCTGGGGCAGCCCCTTCGACTACGCCGAGCAGGCGCTGCTGTACGCGCCTGGCGGCATGCCGGACCCGAACTCTCCCGACTACACCGAGCACGTCGCCCGGATCGCGCTGCCCCTGATCCGTGCCGCCCGCGGCCGGGCCTTCGTGCTGTGCACCTCGCTGCGCGCGATGCGCCGCATCCACGAGTTGATCCTCGCCGGTCTGCAGGCCGGCGGTGACGCGCTGCCGGTGCTGCTGCAGGGCGAAGGCTCGCGCACCGAGCTGCTCGAGCGCTTCCGCCGCCTCGGCAATGCCGTGCTGGTGGCGAGCCAGAGCTTCTGGGAAGGGGTGGACGTGCCGGGCGATGCGCTGTCGCTGGTGGTCATCGACAAGCTGCCGTTCGCTCCGCCCGACGACCCGGTGCTGGCGGCGCGGGTCGAGCACATGCAGAAGCAAGGGCTGAGCCCGT
Proteins encoded in this window:
- the lpdA gene encoding dihydrolipoyl dehydrogenase, which gives rise to MADKQFDVLVIGGGPGGYVAAIRAAQLGFKTACAESNPYADPKGEPRLGGTCLNVGCIPSKALLHTSHLFEEAEHSFEGQGIKLGGKVGIDVPTMIARKDKVVDQLTQGIKGLFKKNKVAFLAGHGSFESAGPGGYTVRVGNETVEARHVIVATGSRPRHLPGIAVDNKTVCDNVGALDFDAVPKRLGVIGAGVIGLEMGSVWRRLGAEVTVLEALPEFMPFADVDVAKEALKVFTKQGLNIQTGVKIGEAKVGKKGVSLAYTDKDGNPATFECDRLIVSVGRVPNTDGLNAAAVGLGVNERGQIAVDGHCRTNLPNVYAVGDVVRGPMLAHKAMEEGVMVAELIAGQAGHCNLELVPGVIYTAPEIAWVGKSEQQLKAEGVAYRVGKIPFMANGRALGTGDPTGFVKMLADASTDRILGVHIIGANASELISEAVVAMEFAGCAEDLARICHAHPTLSEVVHEAALACDKRPLHF
- the zapE gene encoding cell division protein ZapE; translated protein: MPHRILNVAEHGMLDAYEAELQTRGYTADPAQRAAATRLQKLYTELVGFKAARRGTLRKMFARPALPRSVYFWGGVGRGKSFLMDCFYDAVPYQRKRRVHFHAFMQEVQNDLRQHNHEPDPLQKVADRIAAATRLLCFDEFHVSDIADAMILGRLLEALFARGVIFVMTSNYPPDGLYPNGLMRVNFLPTIEFIKQRFDVFEVDHGTDYRLRTLEALEIYLVPHDAAAERKLEDDFLRLAGSAGEGGAIVVLERQLPVLRQAPGVIWFDFDTLCKGARSQNDYLEIAREHHTLILSRVPKMLAGNASEARRFTWLIDVLYDHRVKLIMSADAPAYELYTEGHNAHEFVRTVSRLIEMRTRDYLAEPHRTE
- a CDS encoding ATP-dependent DNA helicase, translated to MSDPSSIFAPDGPLAAAIPGFRARPQQIEMARKIAEALRDNRVLVAEAGTGTGKTFAYLVPALLAGGKVILSTGTKTLQDQLYNRDLPTVRAALKVPVSIALLKGRANYVCSYHLERNARDGRFLSAQDAADLRAIGRFAQITQSGDKAECSDVREDSAAWIAATSTRDNCLGQDCPQVKDCFVLQARRNAMEADVVVVNHHLFFADVMLRDEGMGELLPACNAVIFDEAHQLPETASLFFGDSTSTAQVLELARDTRSETVAAARDCVAMIDESRTLEKAARDLRLVFGSEPVRLAAAQAAEKDGFAAQLEALERALAAFHAVLETQAERSEGLANCLRRSAELGERLARWRDPAEKALIRWVEVFSQSLALNATPLHVSEVFKRQLEGHPRAWIFTSATLAVGKEFGHYCRELGLAWLEPPPLTMVWGSPFDYAEQALLYAPGGMPDPNSPDYTEHVARIALPLIRAARGRAFVLCTSLRAMRRIHELILAGLQAGGDALPVLLQGEGSRTELLERFRRLGNAVLVASQSFWEGVDVPGDALSLVVIDKLPFAPPDDPVLAARVEHMQKQGLSPFIHHQLPRTVISMKQGAGRLIRSERDRGVLCICDPRMIDKSYGKVVWRSLPPMRRTRVEAEAVAFLEALPAPKQGG